A single genomic interval of Juglans regia cultivar Chandler chromosome 1, Walnut 2.0, whole genome shotgun sequence harbors:
- the LOC108995591 gene encoding thylakoid lumenal 16.5 kDa protein, chloroplastic-like yields the protein MATPFLSTANTFHPSPLSSSASSSSSLSTSPSLFHPSTQNAKRKLAICKAVNESAPLSLNLTKRSLSICFITSFGLLFSGKGCPSANAAILEAEDDEELLEKVKRDRKKRLEKQGVISSSNKETGYLQDLVYRLSKVGQAIDNNDLSTASSVLGGSTNTDWVKNANIAFTKLSSSPEEKTEVDTFNSSLASLISSVTRNDVESSKLAFVLSASAFQKWTALTGLTAQLKGL from the exons ATGGCAACACCCTTTCTCTCAACTGCAAACACCTTTCATCCTTCTCCTCTATCCTCTTCagcatcttcttcctcttctttatcAACATCCCCATCATTATTTCACCCTTCCACCCAGAATGCAAAGAGAAAATTAGCTATATGCAAGGCAGTCAATGAATCAGCACCACTCTCTCTGAATCTTACCAAAAGAAGCCTTTCTATCTGCTTCATCACCAGCTTTGGCCTCTTGTTTTCTGGTAAAGGCTGCCCCAGTGCAAATGCAGCAATTCTGGAGGCTGAAGACGATGAGGAGCTCTTGGAAAAGGTCAAGAGGGACAGAAAGAAGAGGCTTGAGAAACAAGGAGTCATTAGCTCATCCAACAAAGAAACAG GATATCTGCAGGATCTGGTGTACAGGCTGAGTAAAGTTGGTCAAGCCATTGACAATAACGATCTATCTACAGCTAGTTCAGTTCTTGGGGGAAGTACCAATACAGACTGGGTTAAGAATGCCAATATAGCCTTCACCAAG CTGAGTTCTAGTCCTGAAGAGAAGACTGAAGTGGATACGTTCAATTCCTCATTGGCTTCATTGATCTCATCAG TTACTCGTAATGATGTTGAGTCCTCCAAACTTGCTTTTGTGTTGTCAGCAAGCGCATTTCAGAAATGGACAGCATTAACCGGGCTTACTGCACAGCTTAAGGGGCTTTGA
- the LOC108995624 gene encoding umecyanin-like, which produces MATRKNVALVFLVLTAAVAVLHEAEAASHVVGNSTGWTVPPSNGASFYSSWASGLNFSVGDTLVFNFQTGVHDVATVSKAAFDSCDTGTTLSLLTTGPATIELNATGDNYFICTVGQHCSAGQKLSINVKAASGSPSPSSSPPPPSTTTSPPPPASTTSPPPPPSGSSASSLAATFSVVLMTIALTMFNLS; this is translated from the exons atgGCTACAAGAAAGAACGTGGCACTTGTTTTTCTAGTTTTAACTGCTGCGGTAGCAGTGCTGCATGAGGCAGAAGCTGCGTCTCATGTGGTTGGAAACTCCACCGGTTGGACCGTTCCTCCTTCTAACGGTGCTTCCTTCTATTCCTCCTGGGCTTCTGGTCTTAACTTTTCAGTTGGTGATACCCTAG tctTCAACTTCCAAACTGGAGTACACGACGTTGCGACAGTTAGCAAGGCTGCTTTTGACTCCTGCGACACCGGCACTACTCTCTCCCTTCTAACCACTGGTCCAGCAACTATAGAGCTCAATGCTACCGGAGACAACTACTTCATCTGCACTGTCGGACAGCACTGCTCCGCCGGACAAAAGTTATCCATTAATGTCAAGGCCGCCTCCGGCAGTCCTTCACCATCATCTTCACCACCACCTCCATCTACAACTACatcaccaccacctccagctTCAACTACCTCTCCACCACCTCCACCGTCTGGCTCATCCGCCTCATCTCTCGCTGCTACTTTCTCTGTTGTTCTCATGACCATAGCCTTAACTATGTTTAATCTGTCTTAA
- the LOC108995621 gene encoding glucan endo-1,3-beta-glucosidase 14-like → MKRLWVFVQFLTVFLFFFRFASLTVQGFTGTYGINYGRIADNIPPPDKVATLLRAAKIKNIRIYDADQSVLKAFSGTGLELVVGLPNGLLKNMSTNEDNAMSWIKENVQSFLPETKIRGIAVGNEVLGVLDDESCEALVGAVKNIYSAIHKLHLDDVIQITTAHSQAVFANSYPPSSCIFKDNVVQYMKQLLELFSKIGSPFCLNAYPFLAYMSDPENIDINYALFQSTQGIYDPKTKLHYDNMLDAQIDAAYAALEDAGFKNMEVIVTETGWASRGDDHEAAATVNNARTYNYNLRKRLAKKKGTPLRPKRVVKGYVFAIFNEDLKFGPASERNYGLFKADGSISYDIGFHGLESSTADTSRLFFKGIRARGWFWPHFFASAISAMTLLLLSS, encoded by the exons ATGAAAAGGTTGTGGGTATTTGTCCAGTTTCTTACCgtgttcttgttcttcttccgATTTG cCTCTCTGACAGTGCAAGGATTCACTGGAACCTATGGAATAAATTATGGAAGAATTGCAGATAACATTCCTCCACCTGATAAAGTTGCTACTCTTCTCAGagcagcaaaaataaaaaatataagaatttacGATGCTGATCAGAGTGTTTTAAAGGCATTCAGTGGTACTGGGCTTGAATTAGTGGTTGGACTTCCAAATGGATTACTGAAAAATATGAGTACCAATGAGGATAATGCAATGAGTTGGATTAAAGAGAATGTACAGTCGTTCCTTCCTGAGACAAAGATTCGTGGCATTGCTGTGGGCAATGAAGTTTTAGGAGTGCTTGATGATGAGTCGTGTGAAGCTCTTGTGGGTGCagtgaaaaatatttacagtGCAATACATAAGCTGCATTTGGATGATGTGATTCAGATTACCACGGCACATTCCCAGGCTGTTTTTGCTAATTCCTATCCTCCCTCTTCTTGTATATTCAAAGATAATGTTGTACAATATATGAAGCAGCTCCTGGAGTTATTCTCAAAAATTGGTTCTCCTTTTTGTTTAAATGCCTATCCATTCCTGGCCTATATGAGTGATCCAGAGAACATTGATATTAATTACGCTCTTTTTCAATCAACCCAGGGGATTTATGATCCGAAAACCAAACTGCATTATGATAACATGCTTGATGCACAGATTGATGCAGCATATGCAGCGCTAGAAGATGCTGGATTTAAAAACATGGAAGTCATAGTTACAGAGACTGGATGGGCTTCACGTGGGGATGACCACGAAGCTGCAGCCACAGTAAATAATGCAAGGACATATAATTATAACCTGCGGAAAAGGCTTGCAAAGAAGAAAGGAACTCCTCTTAGGCCAAAAAGAGTAGTGAAAGGATATGTTTTTGCAATATTTAATGAAGATTTGAAGTTTGGGCCAGCTTCTGAGAGAAATTATGGACTGTTTAAGGCTGATGGGAGCATTTCATATGATATTGGGTTTCATGGACTTGAATCTTCAACTGCAGATACATCGCGTTTGTTTTTTAAG GGCATTCGAGCGCGAGGTTGGTTTTGGCCCCATTTCTTTGCATCAGCAATCTCTGCAATGACATTGCTTTTGTTATCAAGTTAA
- the LOC108995623 gene encoding methyl-CpG-binding domain-containing protein 11-like, whose amino-acid sequence MASSVEEGVREEVVSVELPAPAGWKKKFFPKQGGTPKKNEIVFTSPTGEEIVRQRQLEQYLKAHPGGPAVSEFDWGTGETPRRSSRISEKAKASLPLESGPRKKRSRKSSAPKKDDKEKEAVPEGAEETKEEHVQVADKIKDHAGAEVEKDLPKQNQHNNKVEDTAEAGLEILKGTLGGKEAEVTQNENAKLESTNNLEKAQQPQVEAEKDYGSREQGKTDATADERKDEVEGEGKKKDDKSALGSDGEIKENAVKDNNDELNANVLEKRSRVEEVIENGNHGNEVRDKP is encoded by the exons ATGGCGAGCTCAGTGGAGGAGGGTGTAAGAGAGGAAGTTGTTTCGGTTGAACTCCCTGCTCCTGCTGGTTGGAAGAAGAAG TTTTTTCCCAAGCAAGGTGGAACCCCAAAGAAAAATGAGATCGTATTCACATCACCAACAGGAGAGGAGATCGTTAGGCAAAGACAGTTAGAACAGTATCTGAAAGCACACCCTGGTGGTCCAGCAGTTTCGGAATTTGATTGGGGCACTGGTGAGACCCCAAGGAGATCATCAAGGATTAGTGAGAAGGCCAAGGCATCTCTCCCGCTAGAAAGTGGGCCTCGGAAGAAACGGAGTAGAAAATCATCAGCTCCAAAGAAGGATGACAAAGAGAAAGAAGCTGTGCCAGAAGGAGCTGAGGAGACAAAAGAAGAACACGTGCAAGTGGCTGATAAAATTAAGGATCATGCAGGTGCAGAGGTGGAAAAGGATCTCCCTAAGCAAAATCAACATAACAATAAAGTGGAAGATACTGCAGAAGCAGGCCTGGAAATTTTAAAAGGGACACTTGGTGGGAAAGAAGCTGAGGTTACTCAAAATGAAAATGCTAAGTTGGAGAGTACAAACAATCTAGAGAAGGCACAGCAACCACAGGTTGAGGCAGAGAAAGATTATGGGTCTCGGGAACAAGGCAAAACTGACGCTACTGCGGATGAGAGAAAAGATGAAGTGGAAGGagaggggaaaaagaaagatgacAAAAGTGCTCTTGGATCTGATGGAGAAATCAAGGAGAATGCAGTGAAAGATAACAATGATGAGCTCAATGCAAATGTTCTTGAAAAGCGCAGTAGGGTTGAAGAAGTTATTGAAAATGGCAACCATGGCAATGAGGTTCGTGACAAGCCATGA